Within the Camelus dromedarius isolate mCamDro1 chromosome 2, mCamDro1.pat, whole genome shotgun sequence genome, the region attttaagtttaagtttcaaaaatgcatttttaaaagaatgaatacaaTTACAGTGAAACattctcaaattaaaaattagaactaCTGATCTGCTTTTGTGAGTAAATTGAATATTATTTGTAGCTTAATATCTCTAACAGGTTTAGGTATGCTTTTAGAATATAATTAAAGATTTCACTTTAATTGCCAGTATCTAAGGaagaaaactcattaaaaataattcatccaAACCAGCTGATCTATTTGTCACAGTTTCTatttcctaaaaattaaaaatataaccactagaaagcagaagagagaatatttatttttcatgaggGAAGAGGAACTTCCCTcatgaaaaattggaaattttgCTTAAAGGATTAGTTTACTTCATCAATTTGTAGAATTGTGATGGCCACACTAATAACACTCTTAGCTACAAACATCATCCAACTTGGAATCTCAGAACTGTGGGTCCTGATGAGGTTAAGCTGGCCTGTAAATATTAGACAGCCTAACTTTAtgctttataaataatattaaatatcagGAGTGATTGGTGAcggttttgatttctttttttttgcctatcTGCCTTTTCTGAGTGAGTGTTAcataatacatgtatttttaaaagttattctttgaaaaaagaatgaagcaaccACTCTGAGAAGTAGGACCATGGTTAGTCTTTCACTTTCCTTATTCCACTTCCAGTAATCTTCGTCCCTACCACTTTCCTTATCTCCAAACCCAGTGGATGACTCAAAGGCAGAGGAATTCTCCATGGCATCAGTATGGCCCTTAACTTGCCTGAGTGGTAGCTATTGGTAATCTGGCTTCTAGTTATACAGGTCTTCATGGATATATTTTCCTTCCGTGGCAGTCAGACCTTTCTGTTACACATAAGCTACTGACAAAATTCAGTACATTTCGGAACTGACTAGGcagaaagataagaattacaactagaaaaagaggaaattaaaaaacgAAACAAGTTTCTTGTcgtaaagaaactttctattgTCTTAATATTCGTTTGAGTGTGTGCATCAGCATTTTGAGTATTCCCAAGATAGTAAAAGTTGCCTAGGACTGAGCCTTGAGGAACTCCAATATTTACAGCTTGGGCGAAGAAGAATTAGACTATAAAAGAGtccagaaagaaatgaaggaggaCAGCAAGGAGATTGCCATGTCATAGAAGGCAAGGAAGAGAGAACTTCCAGAAGTTGTGGAATGTGAAGTAGTTGGGAATAGAGTAAAAAATGATATTGAAAATTACcattaatctaaaaaataaagccaattattattttttaaaagaccattaacattttgctgtatttataggaatttttaatattatgcaTGCTGATTTGGAGGAAATATATAGAAAGTCCAGGCAAACCAAAAGGAGAAAGGACaataaaaattatctggaatCTCATCACTAGGGCtaaaactattaatattttggtatataCATGTCCTAGATTTTCTGAGGTTTATTATAAATTCCTCAAGTTTTTagttaactttaattttttaaattgatcctagaagatatatattaaaatgtaccTTTTACAAATGTATGTCTAAATCACAGCTATCACTACTGCAATTGCCAATTTCAAATATTAGTCATACTATAAGTAGTGTCAGGTTTTATAGTGACATAGAACAAGGTGCTTAATTTAGTGGACTTCCCACTTATCTGAccttaaaggaaatatttataaagaagtTTTGTAGACTGTCAAGTGTTTATATTCCCCCCTCCACTGAGCAAGCTTTTACAGACCATCTACTTATCCAGTAGTCACTATACCAGGTGAGGAAGATAAACTATGAGTAAGATGAAATTGTGAGAAAAGCTAAGAAACTAAGTGTATGATGGTAGGGGGTGCTAATTAGACTGAGGGGTGGTCAGAGATCTTATCTTGGGAAACCCACACTTAAACTGAGGTCTGAAAGAAGTATGGATATAAGACAGAATATGTGATCATAGGGGGAAAAGATTAGTGAGAAAATTCAACAAACTGAACACTAAGAAAGTTCTCTGTGCATTCCAAGAACaggaagaaagatgagaaggagGGGGATAATATTAGGCAAGGCTGAAGTGGAGTACAGGAGCCAGACCATGCAGGCCTTGAAGTCTCACTAAAAAATTTTGGACTTTACTCTTTAGGCagtgaaaaatctttgaaatgtttTGGTTGAGGACAGGAATATGATTGGAATTTTGAATGTAGTTCTTTAAGATTGTTTAGTATCACATCAAAAAGATTGAAAGGGGACCAGAGAAGATGAGGAGACAATAGGAGGATACAGTAGAGTCTGAAATAAAGATGATGGTGGCCTGGACTAGAATGGTGATGAAGGAATTGGAGCACTAGTGATAGATTTGAGAAATATCCCGACCTTATAGTCAACAAGACATGGTTAGTTTGTTATTGAAAGTAAGCTACAGATGACTTCAAGGGTGTTGCTCAGATTTCTGAGGTGAACACGTGGGTAAAGGGTGTGGCCATTTGACTGAGTTAGGTGGAGTTACAGCTGGACTGAGAAAGAAGCTGGAGAGCTCGTACAGGATTTCTGGAGGCAGAGGTGCCTACAGGAGCTCAATTAGCGGCCATAACTGTAAACAACTGGAACTTAAAAGACAGGTCTGGGCTGGGATGTGAATCTGAGAGATTGATATGTGGATGGCTATTAAAGATAGCAAGTGGATGTGATTATCCAGACAAAGCCTAGATAAAGAAGGAGTTCAATACTGATCCTTGAGGGACTCAACATTTAACAATTAAGCCAAGAAGGCTTAGGTCACAAAAAAGCCCAGAAAGAACAAccagggggaaagaaagaaaactaggaGATTGTTAAGTCGCAGAAGGCAAAAGAAGAGAGTTCTTCCAGAAGCCTTGGTATGAAAAACAGCTGAGAAATGAAGTAAGAAGATGACTGAAAAGTGACCATTGGATTGAGCAACACCAAGGCTATTTTGGTGGGGTGGTAGGTCAGAAGCCAAACTGGAGTAGGTTGAAGAGGTAGTGGGGGTCAGGATGTCAAAACAATTAGTGAGGATAGCTCTTTTTCAGATCAAGCTATGCCAAGGAGAGAAACATGTGAAACCAGGGAGAGAAGTTTATATATCATTTATGCCTTATTTTTAAGACTGAAAAGATGAGAGTGTTTAAATGCCAATGGAAAGGATGCAGTTGAGATGGAGAAGGctgaagagacaggagagagacaaGATGGATAATGTGTAGGAATCTTGAGAAATTGGGGCTGAGTTAGATCCAGAGTAAGCCCAGATGTTCTCTGTTTtcacaggaaggaaagagaggactATTACAGAGGCAGGAACTGGAGAGTGGACACCCAATGAATGGGCTCTGTCTCGGGATTCGCAGGCAAAACATTCTGCTCACGATGAGTAGGGCCGAGTAGGTGGACAAGGTTTGAAGAAGAGGTATGACATTGAGAAGTGGTAAGTTGCTGGCATTGTGAGCGAGCAGTAGAAACAATCAGATAATCTCAAAGACAGAGTGAAACCAGTCTGCTTGGTTCTTCAGCAGCGTCCAGTGTGTCTGCTGCCTGAGGAAGTTCCAATCCAGCTTCTTCTAGAGTTGGACTTAGTGGTAGGTTGCAATGAAAAGACTTGAGGAGAGGCTCTGAGGAATTTAGGATGTTTTAAAGTAAGTGATTCAAAATAACTTATCAAAATACAGCATTTATTATATCTACAATTTCATGAATTATTTTCATAAGTAAAACACTTCCAAAATCGCAGCGATCTTCAACTGAAGTAAAACACTTGAACTTAACAAAAGTAGATAAAATTTCTCAAGGTGCCTATATTACAGTGAATTCTGCTCAGTTTTTGCATGCTTTCCAGAAGAGGCAgttcagatgctttttttttcttattttgctctATTTACCAAAATATGAATCATTTGATTGCAACTAACATTCCAAAGCCTATTTGACaggaaatttttagaaaattctatTTTCAGCCTTGCTTTTTCCTTACTAGAAATAAGTAGgatttaatgctttaaaatggCAATCCAAGACATTTTTAAGAGAGTCAGTTCTTTAAGTATCCTATCCAGCCACAATGTGGCCTCATTATAAGAGAGAAAGTGGTAGCTGAGCAAGACATTTAAGGTCTAAATGAATCAGATTGCTTATTTTCATGGCCCCCATTCAGAAGGTGCTATGATAGAGGTCTTTTACGAAATGTATGACCTTTCAAGGCTCAGTGACTTCGTGTGTAAAGGGAAAGTAATAGCAACCCCCATCTCCTTGTGTCactgtgagtattaaatgagataatccttGGAAAGTGGTGAGCACAGTGCAAGGTACATTGTAAGCTTTCAATAAAGAGTGGCTATTGTGTTgtcatttctaatattttcagcttcgtattttaagtttttaaaatcgTGTTTTAAAACTGGAGTtatattttctaaacttaataaaataattaaaatcttttgtcaatatggaaacaaaaccaaagctaTTCAAATTGCAAGCCTGGAGTTATAAAAATCCCAGGTTCCTCTTCTAGGTTATGGTTCAATTAAATTCAATTCAGCAAAATTTGTTAAACAACTGTGATATGCTAGGGACCACAGCTGATCCTGaaggcacaaaaataaattcaactcTACTCTTCACTTCACTGCAATTTCTcttggcctccttgctgtttgtCAAGTCCTTTATGCATGTTTCCACCTCTGGGCGTTTGCACATGCTTTTCCTTAGGTCTGACACCCTTTATTGTTTCATAATATGCACTTATTTATTTGCTGATTTTCCCCAAAAGAGTATAGATTATTTGAGAAGAGGAACTTTGTTTTACCCATGGCTGTCATCCCCAGTGTCTAGCACATTGTTAgaaggaactcaataaatatgtgttaaaatAATGTACTAGtgacatacatgtatatgaacatgtatatattgaCACTCCTTACTAATGTAACCAACTCTCTGTAGTTCAACTGTTAAGTGtaatttgatgatgatgatgatgttctGCACAGTTTTGTCTTTGGTCATAGTGTAGTAATTCATTCTtatactttctctctcttctttaggCATGGAATGCAACTTGCAAAAACTGGGAGGCAGCAGAGACTGCCCTGCACAAGTACTACCTTCCCATTTTTTATGGGATTGAGTTCATAGTGGGAGTCTTTGGGAATACTGCTGTTGTTTTTGGCTACCTCTCCTGTCTGAAGAACTGGACCAGCAGTAACATCTATCTCTTTAACCTCTCAATCTCTGACTTGGCTTTCTTGTGTACCCTTCCCATGCTGATGAGATATTATGCCCTCGGAAAATGGACATATGGGTACGTGCTGTGCATAAGCAACCGATACATGCTTCATGCCAACCTCTACACCAGCATTCTTTTCCTCACTTTTATCAGCATTGATCGATACCTGCTCATGAAGTATCCTTTCCGGGAACACCTCCTGCAAAGGAAAGAGTCTGCAGTTATACTCTCTTTGGCCATTTGGGGTTTGGTAACCTTAGAGCTCATGCCCATGCTTCCTCTTTTAAATCCTGATACAGCTGAGAATGGCACCAACTGTATTGATTATGCAAGTTCCGGGGACCCCAAGTACAGCCTCATTTATGGCATGTGTCTAACCTTCTTAGGGTTTCTCATTCCTCTGTTTGTGATGTGCTTCTTTTATTTCAAGATTGCTCTTTTCCTAAAGCAGAGGAGCAGGCAGCTTGCTACTGCTTTGCCCCTTGAAAAGCCTCTCAACTTAGTCATCATGGCAGTTGTGATCTTCTCCGTGCTTTTTACTCCCTACCACGTCATGCGGAACCTGAGGATCGCTTCATACCAGGGGATCTGGATGCAGTCCCCGTGCACTCAGGTCATCATCAACTCCTTGTACATCATGACTCGGCCTTTGGCCTTCCTGAACAGTGTCATCAACCCTGTCTTCTATTTCCTCATGGGAGATCACTTCAGGGAGATGTTGATGAACAAACTGAGGCACCACTTCAGGTTCCTTACTTTCTTTAGAAGATGGGCTCACGGACTAACGTTTTTGTTCAGGGAAAAGTGAGGTGCTTGTGTAGCAGATCGTTTTACACAGGCATCTGTAAGCCAGTCAGAGTGTGATTTAACTCATAGATGTAAATTAGGGAAGGTCACAGACCTGACCCTGTTTTAAAGCCATGTTGTACCCAGGGAGTGTGAAGAGAAGAGGATGGGAAGTATTTACTGGTTTTTTGACCTGAAAGTTGAAAGGAGTTGTACTCTCACTGTCTAATGTTTGAGCACGTAAGTCCAAAATTCTAAGTGTTAGAAGACCTTCTCAATCAGTgcaaaaggaatagaaaatagataaagcaGAAATTTGTCTGCATTTAATTATTGGTAtgattgtcaaaaaaaaaattgttggcaacattccatacattatttttattcatacaaTCGTATAGCTTTATGTGAGAACCAAATAACAGAAGATTAGACATATGCTATTAAATATTGTTAGAAGTTGTGCTCTTGAGCAAATTTAGGGTAAACAGTAACAACGATGAACAGAAAGCAATAAAACAAGTTCAAAGATGCTTATATGATACTTCTTTATATTGATCATAAATTGAGGTCAAGTTGTAATTTTAAGACCCTTTTTGTTGCATGGTTTTTCATGCAAAGAGTCATATTAAATAGAacctaaataaaatgtttaatgaagAGAGAGACATGTTTGAGCTTGGCTCTCAGGGAACTTATGTgtaagagatattttaaaagtatgagaGAGAGATATGAAGGatagctacaaaaattccaaagTTATCGAACACAAAGCACCTACCAGGAACCCAGAACAGGACTAAACGAAAGTGAATGCACTGTTTTTATGATGAGTGTGCCATCTGGCATTTTATGATCACAAT harbors:
- the SUCNR1 gene encoding succinate receptor 1 codes for the protein MICKLDCTKYGQQHSTGSEAASSCWQRISFKGSGPSDRMAWNATCKNWEAAETALHKYYLPIFYGIEFIVGVFGNTAVVFGYLSCLKNWTSSNIYLFNLSISDLAFLCTLPMLMRYYALGKWTYGYVLCISNRYMLHANLYTSILFLTFISIDRYLLMKYPFREHLLQRKESAVILSLAIWGLVTLELMPMLPLLNPDTAENGTNCIDYASSGDPKYSLIYGMCLTFLGFLIPLFVMCFFYFKIALFLKQRSRQLATALPLEKPLNLVIMAVVIFSVLFTPYHVMRNLRIASYQGIWMQSPCTQVIINSLYIMTRPLAFLNSVINPVFYFLMGDHFREMLMNKLRHHFRFLTFFRRWAHGLTFLFREK